One genomic segment of Candidatus Eisenbacteria bacterium includes these proteins:
- a CDS encoding CPBP family intramembrane metalloprotease, with protein MQIHFRFDLTNLNLPLLAGLVGLVILLTRPFLRRRIEAILRRYTFEKYKFKEIVTRMRRRIEAILRRYSGPTSLFQSTVRAPSLAPFLQRAVRIPVFGPFLRAVLPNRLFGCEAPPIVEVIRYSALAEIVALVGFLVGVVLYALLEAVREIRTGGEADVHIHFLELFFHPVVLPLSVGLPILLFTVFHWRRRMKRSIKELGFAWERREAWRLLLGLAAALALIGGTLALSVAIGGLRVSVGGNPSASVWRIPVVLVFVALYEEVVFRGYLLQGLRLQKTTRWSILVTSFLFSLAHMQYLLLGWWLSLLAVLDLFAFAVLVAVARVVSGGLALPIGIHLGWNLLGWALGGMESDLFGQPSPWLRLDYSGASKLLVGTPGTGGLLDALLAVTVAGIVWRRFRDHPEMHAAPVWVEPASDR; from the coding sequence ATGCAGATCCACTTTCGTTTCGACCTTACCAACCTAAATCTCCCCCTGTTGGCCGGCCTGGTCGGGCTTGTGATTCTGCTCACTAGGCCCTTCCTGCGGAGAAGGATCGAAGCGATTCTCCGCAGGTACACCTTCGAGAAGTACAAGTTCAAGGAGATCGTGACGAGAATGCGGAGAAGGATCGAAGCGATTCTCCGCAGGTACAGTGGTCCAACCTCCCTTTTCCAAAGTACCGTCCGGGCCCCCTCGCTCGCTCCCTTCCTCCAACGAGCCGTCCGGATTCCCGTGTTCGGTCCGTTCCTCCGCGCAGTTCTCCCGAATCGGCTCTTCGGCTGCGAGGCCCCGCCGATTGTCGAGGTCATCCGCTATTCGGCCCTGGCAGAGATTGTGGCGCTGGTCGGATTTCTAGTCGGCGTGGTCTTGTATGCCTTGCTTGAAGCTGTTCGCGAGATCCGAACGGGAGGGGAAGCTGACGTCCACATTCACTTCTTGGAGCTCTTCTTTCATCCGGTCGTCCTCCCTCTCTCTGTCGGCCTTCCGATCCTTCTCTTCACCGTCTTCCACTGGCGGCGGCGGATGAAGCGCTCGATCAAGGAGCTCGGGTTCGCCTGGGAGCGGCGAGAAGCGTGGCGTCTTCTCCTGGGGCTCGCCGCTGCCTTGGCGCTCATCGGGGGGACGCTCGCGCTTAGCGTCGCGATCGGCGGGCTTCGGGTTTCGGTCGGAGGAAACCCCTCGGCGTCGGTCTGGCGGATTCCGGTTGTTCTCGTCTTCGTGGCGCTCTACGAGGAGGTTGTCTTCCGGGGGTACCTCCTTCAGGGGCTTCGCCTGCAGAAGACGACCCGCTGGTCGATTCTCGTGACGTCGTTCCTTTTCTCCCTCGCTCACATGCAGTACCTGCTTCTCGGTTGGTGGCTCTCGCTCTTGGCCGTGCTGGACCTCTTCGCGTTCGCCGTCCTCGTCGCGGTCGCTCGGGTCGTAAGCGGAGGTCTCGCGCTCCCGATCGGGATCCATCTCGGATGGAATCTGCTCGGATGGGCTCTCGGGGGGATGGAGAGCGATCTTTTCGGCCAGCCGTCGCCGTGGCTCCGGCTCGACTACTCGGGCGCGTCGAAGCTTCTCGTCGGAACTCCGGGAACGGGGGGGCTTCTCGATGCCCTTCTCGCCGTCACGGTCGCAGGGATCGTGTGGCGGAGGTTCCGCGATCACCCGGAAATGCACGCCGCACCGGTGTGGGTCGAGCCGGCCTCCGATCGGTAG